A window of Sodalis praecaptivus genomic DNA:
ACGCCTATGAGCTTCTGCTGGATTTGTTCGAGACCAAGATCGAGCAACTGGCGGACGAAATCGAGAATATCTACAGCGATCTGGAGGCCCTGAGCCTGGTCATCATGGACGGCCACCAGGGCGATGAGTATGACAATGCGCTCTCGACCCTCGCCGAGCTGGAAGATGTGGGCTGGAAGGTCAGGCTATGCCTGATGGATACCCAGCGGGCGTTGAATTTTCTGGTGCGCAAGGCGCGGCTGCCGTCGGGCCAGTTGGAGCAGGCGCGGGAGATCCTGCGCGATATCGAGTCGCTGCTGCCCCATAACGAATCGCTGTTTCAGAAGGTGAACTTCCTGATGCAGGCGGCGATGGGATTTATCAATATCGAGCAGAACCGCATTATTAAAATATTTTCGGTGGTGTCGGTGGTGTTCCTGCCGCCGACTCTGGTCGCCTCCAGCTATGGGATGAACTTCGAGTTTATGCCGGAGCTGAAATGGTCCTTCGGCTACCCCGGCGCCATTATGTTAATGATACTGGCCGGGCTGGCGCCGTATTTGTATTTCAAACGGAAAAACTGGCTTTAGGTATTGGCCGAGGTGGAAAGGGCGGCGAGCGCCATCCTTTCTGGCCCGTTGCCGTTAACCCCTGCTATCGTAAGGCGTCGGCGGGCGTTGGAAACGCTATCACGTCCTTGCGCGGTTGGCCGGGGCGCCGCATCGGACGCAGATATTTTCCCTACACGCCCGCAATGTGATAAAACGGCTACTTACGCCTGCTTTTAAACGACCTTCATTCATGAAAGCTTTGCCGGTTTATCTCCAATGGCTGATCCTGCTGGCGTGCTCGCTGGCGCTGGGATTTATCCTGCAACACTACCACGTTCCCGCCGCGCTGCTGCTTGGACCCATGATGGTCGGTCTGGTGATGGCGTTGTCCGGCGCCCGCATCGCCATATCGCCAAAAGTATTTATCGGCTGCCAGGCCATCCTGGGGTGCATGATAGCCGGCGCCCTCTCGCCTTCCATTCTGTCGGTGCTGGTCAGTGATTGGCTACCCGTCGTGTTGACGCTGGCGGTTACGCTGCTGGCCAGCGGATTGTCGGGCTGGCTGCTGGTCAGGTTCAGCAGCTTACCGGGGCCGACGGGCGCCTGGGGCGCATCGCCGGGCGGCGCGTCGGCGATGGTGGCGATGGCGGGCGACTTTGGCGCCGACGTGCGGCTGGTGGCGTTTATGCAATATCTGCGGGTATTGTTTGTCGCCACCGCCGCCGCCGCGGTGGCGCATATTGCCATGGGCGAACAGGGGGCCGTCGCGCCGGCGGTGCAGTGGTTTCCGCCGCTGGACCTTCGCTTTGTCGCCACGCTGGGGGTGGCGGCCGTGGGGGCGATACTCGGCCGACGGCTGCGTATTCCCGCCGGCCCGCTGCTGCTGCCGATGGTGGCCGGCGCTACGCTGCACGCCACCGGCACGCTGACGCTGCAAGTGCCGGAGTGGCTATTGGCGCTGGCCTATGCGTTTATTGGCTGGAGCGTCGGCCTGCGCTTCACCCGCGCTATCGTGCTGTTGGCGCTGAAAACGCTACCGCAGATGCTGGCATCTATCGCCGGTTTGATGCTGCTGTGCGGCGCCATGGCCTGGCTGTTGACCAAACTGTTGCCGGTGGATCTGCTGACCGCTTATCTGGCCACCAGTCCGGGCGGCTTGGATACCGTGGCGATTATTGCCGCCGGCAGTCAGGTTAACATCGGTTTCGTGATGGCAATGCAAAGCCTGCGTTTATTCGCCATTTTGCTGGTCGGGCCGGCGATGGCGCGTTTTATCTCGCGCACCTCCGTCCGGCGCCAGGCCAGCCAATCGCGCGGCTGACGCGGCGTCAGGCGGTTTGTAGCCGCCGTCGCTGGGCCAGCAGGGCGTCGGCGATAAATACGCCGAGCGCCAGCCAGATAAAGGCGAAGGTATAGAGTTTATCGGCGCTTAACGCCTCGCCATAAAAGCCCACCGCCAACAGGAACATGAGCGTCGGCCCGAGATACTGGAAAAAACCTACCGTCGACAGCCGCAGACGGTTAGCGGCGGCGGTAAACAGCAGTAGCGGCACGGTGGTCAGCACCCCCGCGCTCGCCAGCAGCGTATTAAGGTGCCAGCCGTTGGCGCTGAGGTGGCTGGTCGGGGTGTCGGCGACGAAAAACAGGTAAACGGCGGCGGCCGGCAGCAGCCAGAGGGTTTCTATCAGCATGCCGGTTTGGGCGTCGATGCCGATCTTTTTTCGCAGCAGGCCATACAGGGCAAAGGTAAGCGCCAGTCCCAGGGCGATAAGCGGCAGTGAACCGAACATCCACAACTGCACCAGCACACCGGCGGATGCCAGCACGACCGCCAGCCATTGCCATCGTCGGAAACGTTCTCCCAGAAACAGCATACCGAGCAAAACGTTGACCAGCGGATTGATAAAGTAGCCGAGGCTGGCTTCCAGCATATGGTGGTGATTGACCGCCCAGATGAACAGCAGCCAGTTGCTGCCTATCAGTACAGAGGTCAGCGCCAGGGCCAGCAGCAATCTGCCGCGGCGAAAAGACCGGCGCACCTGCGGCCAGCGGCGGCCCAGGGTCAGCAATACCAGCATAAACACCGCCGACCACAAAATACGGTGCGCGAGGATTTCGTTGGCGGGCACGTAATCTATCAATTTGAAATAGGCGGGAGCCAGGCCCCAAATAAAGTAAGCGCCGAGGGCGCACAGCACGCCTTGGCGGGCGGTGTTTTCGTTCATTGGTCAGCCTACCAAATAAGTTGCGGTGGCGGTGGCGAGATGATGCCCCCGGTTGTTGTGCAGCTCCGCGCGCGCCACGGAGATCTTATTGCCGCCGCGCAGTAGGTGGCTGGTGACGGTAAAGTGCTCGCCGTGGCCGGGCAGCAAATAATCCACCCGCATGTCAATCGTTCCCATGCGCGCCAGCCGATGACGCAGATCCTGCTCCGACAACGCGGGCTGGCGCAGCAATGCGCCGGTGACGCAGGTTATGCCGGCGGCGACGTCCAGTACCGAGGCGATAACGCCGCCGTGAAGAATACGCTGTAGGGCGTTGCCCACCAGCTTTTCATCGCGCGCGAATTCGAGTTGTGCGGCGTCGTTCTCATGTTGTGTAAGCTTCAGGCCTAATTCGCGGTTGAACGGCATATGATAAACGAAGATATCCCCGATCAAACGGCGGGCGTGATCGGCGGTAAGGGGGGTTAAAGACATAATTAATTCCGGATTGAGGCAACGCTCACCGCGCGGGGTAAGGGAAATTATAGGTTTATAGTATGCTTAATTAATATGGCTTACTAGTCTCGGATGGTCGCAGCCACTTTAGGCAGTTTTCCCTAAACGAAAATTTCTGGAGCGTGTAAAATGATTAGCTTTGAATGCTTGTGTTGCTGGGTTACGCGCTTTCGGAGAACATTTTATGCGCAGACTTTGGGGAGCCACGGCTCTCTTGCTGGGATCGACGTCTTTCGTTTACGCACAGGAAGCCACGGTTGAGAAGATCCACGATACGCCGGCGGTGAAGGGAAGCATCATTGCCAATCTGTTGCAGGAGCACGACAATCCTTTCACGCTGTACCCGTACGAGAGCAACTACTTGCTCTACACCTATACCAGCAACATCAACAAACAGGCGATAAGCAGCTACGATTGGGCCAATAACGCCAAAAAAGACGAAGTAGCGTTCCAACTGAGTCTGGGGTTCCCGCTGTGGCGCGGCATCGCGGGGGATAACTCGCTTTTGGGCGCCTCATACACCCAGCGCTCCTGGTGGCAGTTATCCAACAGCGAGGAATCGTCGCCCTTTCGTGAGACCAACTATGAACCGCAGCTGTTCATTGGCTGGGCAACGGATTATGATTTCGCAGGCTGGACCTTGCGCGATGTGGAAATGGGCCTGAACCATCAATCCAACGGCCGTTCGGATCCGACGTCGCGCAGTTGGAACCGCGCCTATACGCGGCTAATGGCGCAAAACGGCAACTGGCAGGTGGAAGTCAAACCCTGGCTGCGGCTGGACGACAGTAGCGATAACCCGGATATTATCAAGTACATGGGCCACTACCGACTGAAGATAGGCTATGCCTGGGGCGAGAGCATCTTTAGCGCGGAAGGGCGCTACAACTGGAATAGCGGCTACGGCGGCGCGCAACTGGGCTGGAGCTATCCCGTCAGCCGCCACGTGCGTTTTTATACCCAGCTGTTTAGCGGCTATGGCGAGTCGCTAATCGATTATAATCATCGGCAGACCCGTATAGGGATGGGCTTTATGCTCAATGATATGATGTAATTCACAGGGACTTAACCACGGACGCCCCCCTGCGGCGTCCGTCTGAAGACAAAGTTGGAGCAGATGTGTCTACGGCGGAAATAATCCAGCGGGAAGCGCTGGCGGAGCAGGTGTTGCACGACACCTTTGGCTACCAGCAGTTTCGGCCGGGCCAGCAAGCGATCATTCACGCGGTTCTGAGCGGCCGCGACTGCCTGGTGGTGATGCCCACCGGCGGCGGCAAATCGCTGTGCTATCAAATCCCCGCCCTGGTGATGGATGGGCTGACGCTTGTGGTTTCACCGCTGATTTCGCTGATGAAGGATCAGGTCGATCAGCTGCTGGCCAATGGCGTGGCGGCGGCCTGTCTGAATTCCACCCAGAGCCGCGAGCAGCAGTACGAGGTGATGGCCGCGTGCCGCAGCGGGCGCATTAAGATGCTGTATATCGCGCCCGAGCGTCTGATGATGGATAACATGCTCGAGCAACTGCAGCAGTGGCGGCTGGCGATGATAGCGGTGGACGAGGCGCACTGCATTTCGCAATGGGGACACGATTTCCGCCCGGAATACCGCGCGCTCGGGCAAATCAAACGCCATTTTGCGACGCTGCCGTTTTTGGCGCTGACCGCCACCGCGGACGAGGCCACGCGGCAGGATATCCTGCGTTTGCTGGATTTGCGCGATCCGCTGATCCAGGTCAGCAGCTTTGACCGCCCCAATATTCGCTACACGCTGGTGGAGAAATACAAGCCGTTTGAGCAGCTCTGGCACTTTGTGCAGGGCCAGCGCGGCAAGAGCGGCATTATCTATTGCAACAGCCGTTCGCGGGTGGAAGATCTCAGTGCGCGGCTGCAAAGCCGCGGCGTCAGCGTGGCCGCGTACCACGCTGGCCTGGAAAACGAGCGCCGCGCCCAGGTGCAAGAGGCGTTTCAGCGCGATGATTTGCAGGTCGTGGTGGCGACGGTGGCGTTCGGGATGGGGATTAATAAGCCCAATGTGCGCTTTGTGCTGCATTTTGATATCCCGCGCACCATCGAATCGTACTATCAGGAAACCGGTCGCGCCGGTCGCGACGGTCTGCCGGCCGAAGCCATCTTGCTATACGATCCGGCGGATATGGCCTGGCTGCGGCGCTGCCTGGAGGAAAAACCCGCCGGCCAGCAGCAGGATATCGAGCGCCATAAGCTAAACGCCATGGGCGCTTTTGCCGAGGCGCAGACCTGCCGGCGGCTGGTGCTGCTGAATTATTTTGGCGAAGGCCGTCAAATGGCGTGCGGTAACTGTGATATTTGCCTCGATCCGCCCAAGCGCTATGATGGGCTGGAGGAGGCGCGTAAAGCGCTCTCCTGCATTTACCGGGTCGGGCAGCGTTTCGGTATGGCCTATGTCGTTGAGGTGCTCAGAGGCGCCAACAGCCAGCGTATTCGTGAAAACGCGCACGATCGGCTGCCGGTATACGGTATCGGCCGCGACCGCAGCAATGAGCATTGGATAAGCGTGCTGCGGCAATTGATCCACCTGGGGATGGTCAGTCAGAATATCACCCAGCACTCGGCGTTGCAGTTGACCGAGTCCGCGCGGCCTGTGCTCAGGGGCGAGGTGGCATTGATGCTGGCGGAGCCGCGGGTGACCAATTTGAAAACCCGCACCGCCCCCAAAACCTACGGCGGTAACTACGATCGCCCGTTATTCGCCAAACTGCGTAAGCTGCGCAAAACGCTGGCGGACGACGCCAACGTCCCACCCTATGTGGTGTTCAACGACGCCACGCTGCTGGAGATGGCCGAGCAATTGCCCACCGACAGCGGCCAGATGCTGCGGATCAACGGGGTGGGGAATCGAAAACTGGAGCGTTTCGGGCTTCCGTTCCTGGCCCTTATCCGCGAACATCTGTCCGACGAAGATCCGCCTCTGCCCGTGCGCTAAGCGCGCCCGGGTTGGGGCGGCCGCCGTGCGGCGGGCATCGGCACGGGCCGCGGTGTAGCGGGACAGTCATCCACTGACGCGCGGGGCACGATGCTCCGGCGTTTTATTTCAGGAGCAGGAAAAGTATGTTAATGCTGTTTGCCACCGTGGCGCTGGTGCATTTGATCGCCCTGATGTCCCCCGGTCCGGATTTCTTTTTCGTCTCGCAGACCGCCGCCAGCCGCTCGCGCCGCCAGGCGATGTACGGCGTCATGGGTATCACCCTCGGGGTGGCCATTTGGGCGGCGGTGGCGCTGTTGGGGCTGCATCTGCTTTTGAGCCGTATGGCCTGGCTGCATAACCTTATTACCTTTGGCGGCGGCCTGTACCTTTGCTGGATGGGTTGGCAACTGCTGCGGGCGGCGGCGCGTCGGCAGGCCCCGGCGGGTGATAATCCTCCGGCCGTTGCCGTTGCCGTTGACGGCGGCCGCGAGCATCGCTTTTTACGCGGCCTGCTCACTAATCTGGCCAATCCCAAGGCGGTTATCTATTTCGGCAGCGTATTTTCGCTCTTCGTCGGCGATAATATCGGCGCCGGCGCCCGCTTTGGGATATTCGCCCTGATTTTGGGCGAAACCCTGCTGTGGTTTTCATTGGTGGCGGTGGTGTTTGCCCTGCCGGCGATGCGCCGCGGTTATCAGCGTCTGGCGCGCTGGATCGATGGCGTGGCCGGCGTGTTGTTTGCCGGCTTCGGCATTAACCTTATTTTGTCGCGCTAAGGCGCCGCCGGACAATGTGCCGGGTGCGTAATGCCCAGTGGCTAACCCGTGAACGGCAGTTCGCCGCGTTCTCTAACGGCGAGCTGCTGGATTTTTGGCGCGGGCGGGAAGAAGGCGAATTTGCCGGCGCGCAGGCGCTGCCGATTCGTTTTGTGCGCTTTTGCGCCCCCGGCCATGATAAAGTGGTGGTCATCAGCACCGGCCGCATCGAAAGCTATGTTAAATATCCCGAAGTGGCCTATGATCTGTTCCATTGCGGCTATGATGTGATGATTATCGATCACCGTGGACAAGGGCTTTCCGGCAGACTGCTGGCAGACTCCCACCGCGGTCACGTATTGCAATTCGCCGATTACGTCAGCGATTTCGCCCGCTTCTGGCAACGGATTGTCCAACCGGCCGGCTACCGCAGACGCTTTGCGCTGGCGCACTCCATGGGCGGCGCCATTCTCGCGCTGTTCCTGGCGGAGCAGCCGGACGCCTGCCACGCTGCCGCGCTGTGCGCGCCGATGTTCGGGCTGCGGTTGCCGATGCCGCGCTGGCTGGCCTGGCGTATTCTGGAGTGGGCGGAACTGCGGCCGTCGATGCGCGATCGCTACGCGGTAGGCACCGGCGCTTGGCGGCCCCGACCGTTCACGGTCAACATGCTGACGCACAGCGACCAACGCTATCGCCGCAACCTGCGCTACTACGCCGATTATCCGGAGCTGCAACTGGGCGGCCCTACCTACCACTGGGTGCGCGAGGGGATACTGGCCGGGGAGCAGGTGCTGGCACAGGCCGGCGCGATTACCACGCCGGTGCTGCTGATGCAGGCCGGAGAAGACAAAATCGTGGATAACCGCAGCCACCGGGCGTTCTGCCAGGCGATGGCCCTGGCGGGTCATCCCTGTGAAAATAACGGCCCAATAACGATTACGGGCGCGCGTCACGAAATTTTATTCGAGACTGACCCGCTGCGCGCGCAGGCTCTTACGTTAATCGCTGATTTCTTTATGCGGCATCATTAATCTGCGGCGCTGGTTTCGCCGCGTACACCAGAGGTTTTATCGCCCCATGTTCCATATTGTTGCGTCCGATCTTGATGGTACACTGCTTTCACCGGCTCATCGGCTCACCCCCTACACCAAACAAACGCTGCAACTCCTGACCGCACGTGGTATCCACTTCGTGTTCGCCACCGGCCGCCACCATGTGGACGTGGCGCAGATGCGCGCCAATCTGGAGATTGACGCCTATATGATCACCTCTAACGGCGCGCGGGTACACAACACCGCCGGCGAGCTGATCTTCTCCCACAATTTGGATGAAGATATCGCCGCGGAGTTGTTCAGCGTAGTGCATCAGGATCCGAAAATCCTGACGAATGTCTTTCGCAATGATGAATGGTTTATGAACCGTAATCGCGCCGATCAGGAAGATTTTTTCCGCGAATCCACCTTCAAATATCAGGTGTATCAGCAGGGCGCGCTGCCCACCGACGGCATCTGCAAAGTGTATTTCACCTGCGACGACCATCAGCGGCTGCTGGTGTTGGAAGAAGCGCTCAACGCCCGCTGGGGCGATCGGGTCAACGTCAGCTTCTCCCTACCGGTTTGTCTGGAGGTCATGGCGGGCGGGGTTTCCAAAGGGCACGCGCTGCGGCAGGTGGCCGGCCTGCTCGGCTATCAACTTAAGGATTGCATCTCCTTCGGCGACGGGATGAATGACCAAGAAATGCTGGCGATGGCCGGCAAGGGCTGCATTATGCAAAATGCCCAGCAGCGTCTGAAGGACACCTTGCCGACCCTGGACGTTATCGGCAGCAACGAAGACGATGCGGTGCCCCGATATCTACGGACGATGTATTTGGGAGAGGAATAAAAAATGCTTTACAACTGCGAATGATAATGATTACTATTGCCATGCTTACCGGCCATTGCGATACTGGCACGGGAGCACGACATTGCTCACATTGCTTCCAGTAATTTCAGCCAGCCTGTGCGCTGGCTTTTTTTTATACCCTCATTAGCCCTCTGTCGCCTATCATTCGATTTTTTTGAACTTAGCGGTGATATTTTTCCGCTATTATTCTGCTGTGCCGCGCTTAGACTGGAGGAAAATAGTGAGGAGAATTGAATATGAACTTTGTACGTGCCGCCAACGACCGCGGCTATGCCCAGCATGGTTGGCTGACCAGCCGGCATAGTTTTTCCTTTGCCGACTACTATCATCCCGATTTTATGGGATTTTCCGCGCTGCGGGTGATCAATGAAGATATCATCGCCCCCGGTGAAGGCTTTGGCACCCATCCCCATAAAGACATGGAGATTCTGACCTATGTGCTGTCCGGGACGGTTGCGCACCGGGATAGTATGGGCAATCAGGCGCAGATTCACGCCGGCGAGTTTCAGATTATGAGCGCCGGGACCGGGATACGGCACTCCGAATACAATGCCCGCGACGATGCGCCCCTGCATCTCTATCAGATCTGGATATTGCCGACGCAAACCGGTCTGCCGCCGCGCTACGAACAGCGGCGCTTCGCGGCGCCCGAAGGCCGCCAACTGGTGCTATCGCCGGATGCCCGCGACGGCTCGTTGCGGGTGTTCCAGGATATGACGCTGACCCGCTGGGCGCTCCCGCGCGGCCGGTCGGACGCTCTGCCGATCGCGCCCGATCGCCGGCTGTGGCTACAGGTGGTTGCCGGCGCGTTGACGGTGAATGAAAAGACGCTGGCGGCCGGCGATGCGCTGGCGGTGTGGGATGAAAGCCGTATCGCGCTGGCGGCGCACGAGGACAGCGAAGTGCTGCTGTTTGATCTGCCGCCGGTATAACCGGGAAAAAATACTCGGCCAGCCTTTTTTTTGTTAAACTTGGCTGAATCGTCGGCGGAGGTTAACAAGTTAATAATGAAGAAAAAAAGGCCGGGACTGCAGGATGTTGCCGATCAGGTTGGGGTCACCAAAATGACGGTAAGCCGCTATCTGCGCGATCCGGATCGGGTTTCCCAGGCGCTGCAGGCAAAAATCGCCGCGGCGCTTGACAGGCTGGGCTATATTCCCAATCGAGCGCCGGATATTCTCTCCAATGCCACCAGCCGCGCTATCGGCGTTTTATTGCCTTCGCTGACCAACCAGGTTTTCGCCGAAGTCCTGCGCGGCATTGAACAGGTCACCGATGCCAACGGCTATCAGACCATGCTGGCGCACTATGGTTATTCGCCGGAGCTGGAGGAGCTGCGGCTGACCTCGCTGCTCTCTTATAATATCGATGGCCTCATCCTGTCCGAACGCCATCACACTCCCCGCACGCTGAAAATGATCGAAGTGGCCGGCATTCCGGTAGTGGAAATCATGGATTGCGTTTCACCCTGTCTGGATATGGCCGTGGGTTTTGATAATTTCGAGGCGGCCCGGCAGATGACCCGCCTGATTATCGAACGGGGACACCGTCAGGTGGTGTACTTCGGCGCCCGGCAGGATGAGCGTACCATCATCAAACAGCAGGGGTATGAGCAAGGCATGCGCGACGCCGGCCTGCCAGCGTATAGCGTCATGATGGCGGATTCTTCCAACTATACCGCCGGCGTGGAGCTGCTGCGCCAGGCGCAGCGAGAATATCCCGGCATTAACGGTATCATCAGCACCAACGACGACCTGGCCATCGGCGCGCTATTTGAATGCCAGCGCCAGGGGATCGCCGTGCCCGCTAAGATGGCGATCGCCGGCTTCCACGGTCACGACTTCGCCCGGGTTGTCCATCCGCGCTTGGCAAGCGTACTCACCCCCCGCGAGGAAATGGGGCGCCTGAGCGCCGACTGCCTGCTGGCTCGCCTGCGGGGTGAGCCTCGCGGCGATGGGCAAATCGACGTAGGTTTCACGTTATTGGCGGGTGAAAGTATCTGACAACCCCGGCGCGCGGACAGGCGACGCCGCCGCTGCCGAACGTTAACGATACTAGGGCTGCTCTGCTTCCGGCCTGACCCTAACCGGGCGGTGAAAGTCTCTGGCCCTGCGCCCGGGGTCAGAATATGATCCCGCTCCCAAAACGCTAATATAGTTCCCCCATGCATTCCTTAGCGGGCGATGTTACCGGTATCATGATACCGGTAACATCATCTCGTACGATATGATTTGAAGACTATCACCGATTGACCGACACGCGAAATGCCGGTCCGGACAGATATCCATTGGGGAATTATCATGCCACTTTTTATTGTTGCCATTGGTGTAGCACTGCTGCTGCTCCTGATGATCCGTTTTAAATTGAACGGTTTTATCGCCTTAATCCTGGTTGCGCTGGCGGTAGGGGTTTTGCAGGGCATGCCGGTCAATAAAGTTATCGGGTCGATTAAAAACGGGGTTGGCGGTACGCTCGGTAGCCTGGCGCTGATCATGGGCTTTGGCGCCATGCTGGGTAAACTGCTGGCGGACTGCGGCGGGGCTCAACGCATCGCCACCACGCTTATCGACAAATTTGGTCAACGCTATATTCAATGGGCGGTGGTATTAACGGGCTTCACCGTCGGTTTCGCGCTGTTTTACGAGATTGGTTTTGTGCTAATGCTGCCGCTGGTGTTCAGTATCGCCGCCAACGCGCGTATTTCGCTGCTCTATGTCGGCGTGCCGATGGCCGCCGCGCTGTCGGTGACGCACGGCTTCCTGCCGCCGCACCCCGGCCCCACCGCCATCGCCGCCATTTTCCACGCCGATATGGGTAAGACTCTGTTGTACGGCACTATCCTCGCTATCCCGACGGTCATCCTGGCCGGCCCGGTGTATTCGCAATTTCTGCGCCATATCGACAAGCCGGTGCCGGAAGGTCTGTACAATCCGAAAAAATTCACCGAGCAGGAAATGCCGAGCTTTGCCGTCAGCGTCTGGACTTCGCTGGTGCCGGTGGTATTGATGGCGCTGCGCGCCATCACCGAAATGCTGCTGCCGGCCGGCAATCCTATCTTGGCTTACACCGAGTTCTTCGGTGATCCCATCATGGCCACCCTTATCGCGGTGTTGATTGCCATTTTCACCTTTGGTCTCAATCGGGGCCGCAGTATGGATGACGTAATGGGTACCATTACCGATTCCATTAAAATCATTGCCATGATGCTGCTTATCATCGGCGGCGGCGGGGCGTTTAAACAAGTGTTGGTTGACAGCGGCGTGGATAAATACATCGCCTCGCTGATGGAAGGTAGCACCATCTCTCCGCTGCTGCTGGCCTGGACCATCGCCGCCACGCTGCGTATCGCACTGGGTTCGGCGACCGTCGCCGCGATTACCGCCGGCGGTATCGCCGCGCCGCTTATCGCCACCACCGGCGTTAGCCCCGAG
This region includes:
- the corA gene encoding magnesium/cobalt transporter CorA, with the protein product MLNAFQLENHRLSRLDADELGTLPEAVWVDLIEPGDDERERVQHELGQSLATRLELEDIEASARFFEDEDGLHIHSFFFYADAEDHAGNATVAFTIRDGRLYTLRERELPAFRLYRMRTRSQTLIDGNAYELLLDLFETKIEQLADEIENIYSDLEALSLVIMDGHQGDEYDNALSTLAELEDVGWKVRLCLMDTQRALNFLVRKARLPSGQLEQAREILRDIESLLPHNESLFQKVNFLMQAAMGFINIEQNRIIKIFSVVSVVFLPPTLVASSYGMNFEFMPELKWSFGYPGAIMLMILAGLAPYLYFKRKNWL
- a CDS encoding AbrB family transcriptional regulator, with amino-acid sequence MKALPVYLQWLILLACSLALGFILQHYHVPAALLLGPMMVGLVMALSGARIAISPKVFIGCQAILGCMIAGALSPSILSVLVSDWLPVVLTLAVTLLASGLSGWLLVRFSSLPGPTGAWGASPGGASAMVAMAGDFGADVRLVAFMQYLRVLFVATAAAAVAHIAMGEQGAVAPAVQWFPPLDLRFVATLGVAAVGAILGRRLRIPAGPLLLPMVAGATLHATGTLTLQVPEWLLALAYAFIGWSVGLRFTRAIVLLALKTLPQMLASIAGLMLLCGAMAWLLTKLLPVDLLTAYLATSPGGLDTVAIIAAGSQVNIGFVMAMQSLRLFAILLVGPAMARFISRTSVRRQASQSRG
- the rarD gene encoding EamA family transporter RarD, which translates into the protein MNENTARQGVLCALGAYFIWGLAPAYFKLIDYVPANEILAHRILWSAVFMLVLLTLGRRWPQVRRSFRRGRLLLALALTSVLIGSNWLLFIWAVNHHHMLEASLGYFINPLVNVLLGMLFLGERFRRWQWLAVVLASAGVLVQLWMFGSLPLIALGLALTFALYGLLRKKIGIDAQTGMLIETLWLLPAAAVYLFFVADTPTSHLSANGWHLNTLLASAGVLTTVPLLLFTAAANRLRLSTVGFFQYLGPTLMFLLAVGFYGEALSADKLYTFAFIWLALGVFIADALLAQRRRLQTA
- a CDS encoding thioesterase family protein, yielding MSLTPLTADHARRLIGDIFVYHMPFNRELGLKLTQHENDAAQLEFARDEKLVGNALQRILHGGVIASVLDVAAGITCVTGALLRQPALSEQDLRHRLARMGTIDMRVDYLLPGHGEHFTVTSHLLRGGNKISVARAELHNNRGHHLATATATYLVG
- the pldA gene encoding phospholipase A; amino-acid sequence: MRRLWGATALLLGSTSFVYAQEATVEKIHDTPAVKGSIIANLLQEHDNPFTLYPYESNYLLYTYTSNINKQAISSYDWANNAKKDEVAFQLSLGFPLWRGIAGDNSLLGASYTQRSWWQLSNSEESSPFRETNYEPQLFIGWATDYDFAGWTLRDVEMGLNHQSNGRSDPTSRSWNRAYTRLMAQNGNWQVEVKPWLRLDDSSDNPDIIKYMGHYRLKIGYAWGESIFSAEGRYNWNSGYGGAQLGWSYPVSRHVRFYTQLFSGYGESLIDYNHRQTRIGMGFMLNDMM
- the recQ gene encoding ATP-dependent DNA helicase RecQ, which produces MSTAEIIQREALAEQVLHDTFGYQQFRPGQQAIIHAVLSGRDCLVVMPTGGGKSLCYQIPALVMDGLTLVVSPLISLMKDQVDQLLANGVAAACLNSTQSREQQYEVMAACRSGRIKMLYIAPERLMMDNMLEQLQQWRLAMIAVDEAHCISQWGHDFRPEYRALGQIKRHFATLPFLALTATADEATRQDILRLLDLRDPLIQVSSFDRPNIRYTLVEKYKPFEQLWHFVQGQRGKSGIIYCNSRSRVEDLSARLQSRGVSVAAYHAGLENERRAQVQEAFQRDDLQVVVATVAFGMGINKPNVRFVLHFDIPRTIESYYQETGRAGRDGLPAEAILLYDPADMAWLRRCLEEKPAGQQQDIERHKLNAMGAFAEAQTCRRLVLLNYFGEGRQMACGNCDICLDPPKRYDGLEEARKALSCIYRVGQRFGMAYVVEVLRGANSQRIRENAHDRLPVYGIGRDRSNEHWISVLRQLIHLGMVSQNITQHSALQLTESARPVLRGEVALMLAEPRVTNLKTRTAPKTYGGNYDRPLFAKLRKLRKTLADDANVPPYVVFNDATLLEMAEQLPTDSGQMLRINGVGNRKLERFGLPFLALIREHLSDEDPPLPVR
- the rhtC gene encoding threonine export protein RhtC yields the protein MLMLFATVALVHLIALMSPGPDFFFVSQTAASRSRRQAMYGVMGITLGVAIWAAVALLGLHLLLSRMAWLHNLITFGGGLYLCWMGWQLLRAAARRQAPAGDNPPAVAVAVDGGREHRFLRGLLTNLANPKAVIYFGSVFSLFVGDNIGAGARFGIFALILGETLLWFSLVAVVFALPAMRRGYQRLARWIDGVAGVLFAGFGINLILSR
- the pldB gene encoding lysophospholipase L2, yielding MCRVRNAQWLTRERQFAAFSNGELLDFWRGREEGEFAGAQALPIRFVRFCAPGHDKVVVISTGRIESYVKYPEVAYDLFHCGYDVMIIDHRGQGLSGRLLADSHRGHVLQFADYVSDFARFWQRIVQPAGYRRRFALAHSMGGAILALFLAEQPDACHAAALCAPMFGLRLPMPRWLAWRILEWAELRPSMRDRYAVGTGAWRPRPFTVNMLTHSDQRYRRNLRYYADYPELQLGGPTYHWVREGILAGEQVLAQAGAITTPVLLMQAGEDKIVDNRSHRAFCQAMALAGHPCENNGPITITGARHEILFETDPLRAQALTLIADFFMRHH
- the yigL gene encoding sugar/pyridoxal phosphate phosphatase YigL, with the protein product MFHIVASDLDGTLLSPAHRLTPYTKQTLQLLTARGIHFVFATGRHHVDVAQMRANLEIDAYMITSNGARVHNTAGELIFSHNLDEDIAAELFSVVHQDPKILTNVFRNDEWFMNRNRADQEDFFRESTFKYQVYQQGALPTDGICKVYFTCDDHQRLLVLEEALNARWGDRVNVSFSLPVCLEVMAGGVSKGHALRQVAGLLGYQLKDCISFGDGMNDQEMLAMAGKGCIMQNAQQRLKDTLPTLDVIGSNEDDAVPRYLRTMYLGEE
- a CDS encoding pirin family protein, with amino-acid sequence MNFVRAANDRGYAQHGWLTSRHSFSFADYYHPDFMGFSALRVINEDIIAPGEGFGTHPHKDMEILTYVLSGTVAHRDSMGNQAQIHAGEFQIMSAGTGIRHSEYNARDDAPLHLYQIWILPTQTGLPPRYEQRRFAAPEGRQLVLSPDARDGSLRVFQDMTLTRWALPRGRSDALPIAPDRRLWLQVVAGALTVNEKTLAAGDALAVWDESRIALAAHEDSEVLLFDLPPV